The Lycium ferocissimum isolate CSIRO_LF1 chromosome 1, AGI_CSIRO_Lferr_CH_V1, whole genome shotgun sequence genome includes a region encoding these proteins:
- the LOC132030951 gene encoding uncharacterized protein LOC132030951: protein MDPLDSLVVKRIEGKEKLKRKIIKSQKSVSICCRGEGKFVPMKVAIQEASSKSSLLERINSLETRLLQLCLEIDAARTSCSSSNIQTPFAGKSRTTNDAKRLTASSYPIFDYSKPSCKSQSQLFVDKCESLENKSNMVSQDLEQSSFMKKKQLHFGRSKSTKDVGKTSKNGQKKSLKESWPHLRILGC from the exons ATGGATCCCTTAGATTCTCTTGTT GTGAAACGTATCGAAGGAAAAGAGAAGTTGAAAAGGAAAATTATTAAAAGCCAGAAATCAGTATCAATATGCTGCAGAGGAGAAGGGAAATTTGTGCCAATGAAAGTGGCAATTCAAGAGGCTTCATCCAAAAGTTCACTCTTGGAACGAATTAATTCTCTCGAAACTCGACTTCTTCag CTGTGCCTGGAAATTGATGCTGCCAGAACATCATGCAGTTCTTCAAATATACAGACTCCATTTGCAGGAAAATCAAGAACTACTAATGATGCCAAGAGACTAACAGCTTCTTCTTATCCAATTTTTGATTACTCAAAACCTTCCTGCAAATCACAATCTCAACTCTTTGTCGACAAGTGTGAGTCCTTAGAG AACAAATCTAATATGGTGTCACAAGATTTGGAGCAATCATCTTTCATGAAGAAGAAACAGTTGCATTTTGGGAGAAGCAAAAGTACCAAGGATGTTgggaaaacaagtaaaaatgggcAGAAGAAAAGCTTAAAAGAAAGTTGGCCACATCTCAGGATCTTAGGTTGCTAA